One genomic segment of Anguilla anguilla isolate fAngAng1 chromosome 2, fAngAng1.pri, whole genome shotgun sequence includes these proteins:
- the LOC118218896 gene encoding TRIO and F-actin-binding protein-like: MTPDLLNFKKGWMSKLDEDGEWRKHWFVLTDTSLRYYRDSEAEEKDDLDGEISLLYCVKVSECDVDKNYGFQIETQEAVFTLSAVTSGIRKNWVEVITKTVLPCSSPDITQLPDGSGVKDTSLSRPLPSQRQSSWQTQGDSGEAAAPSPRSRDYAELAPATATPGTPPPSPTGEGELEEGQDSEQQRRLEGRSRWFQEEASEKAAAGSPWDAVVLRKGLCPPLLSEEDVEKRWAEFERRPLREAESPPLMVTLGDHPDDEALQREVETLRQQLAGLQSDGDAVECGQCGPGADWGRSLEVMERAHRQALEELQQRHDQELRELQREKERLLREETQATAQAMEALKKAHREEREREIEKMRRQAGGDAGTHDFNKEQQSETLGLQRELDDLSERYSQKCMELNRAEQSNAEREREISRREREMAQLRKENQELESRLKDEISHMSPFITGQGSGVSVSLSSHELSSCDLEMLLRVKENELQYLHREISCLRDELHSLIKEKRSACDRYKEVYTELGRMKSRSEQEIEALKEHLKLAMAALQEGQQLENNLEH, from the exons ATGACG CCTGACCTCCTTAACTTTAAGAAGGGATGGATGTCGAAGCTGGATGAGGATGGAGAG TGGAGGAAGCACTGGTTTGTGCTAACAGACACCAGCCTGAGGTACTACAGAGATTCAGAGGCAGAGGAG AAAGATGATCTGGATGGAGAGATCAGCCTGCTGTACTGTGTGAAGGTTTCTGAGTGTGATGTGGATAAGAACTATGGTTTTCAGATAGAG ACACAAGAGGCAGTGTTCACTCTGTCAGCGGTGACCTCAGGAATCAGGAAGAACTGGGTTGAAGTCATTACAAAGACTGTACTGCCATGCAGCTCCCCTGACATCACACA GCTGCCGGATGGCAGTGGTGTCAAGGACACCTCCCTGTCCCGCCCCCTGCCGTCCCAACGCCAGTCCTCCTGGCAGACGCAGGGCGACTCTGGCGAAGCGGCCGCTCCCTCCCCGCGTTCGCGCGACTACGCAGAGCTGGCCCCGGCAACGGCGACCCCCGGcacgccgccgccgtcgccgacCGGCGAGGGCGAGCTGGAGGAAGGGCAGGACAGCGAGCAGCAGAGGCGGCTGGAGGGCAGGAGCCGGTGGTTCCAGGAGGAAGCCTCCGAGAAGGCAGCCGCCGGCAGCCCCTGGGACGCCGTGGTGCTGAGGAAGGGCCTCTGCCCGCCGCTCCTGTCAGAGGAGGACGTCGAGAAGAGGTGGGCGGAGTTTGAGAGGCGGCCCCTGAGGGAGGCGGAGTCACCACCACTGATGGTAACCCTTGGAGACCATCCAGATGATGAggcactgcagagagag GTGGAGACTCTAAGGCAGCAGCTGGCAGGTCTGCAGAGTGATGGAGACGCGGTGGAGTGTGGACAGTGCGGCCCGGGGGCCGACTGGGGCCGGAGTCTGGAGGTGATGGAGAGGGCCCACAGACAggcgctggaggagctgcagcagcgGCACGACCAGGAGCTGAGggaactgcagagagagaaggagaggctGCTCCGCGAGGAGACTCAGGCGACTGCCCAAG CGATGGAGGCATTGAAGAAGGCGCACAGggaggagcgggagcgggagatAGAGAAAATGAGGAGGCAGGCTGGGGGCGATGCTGGCACACACGACTTCAACAAAGAGCAGCA GTCAGAGACTCTGGGCCTGCAGAGGGAGCTGGACGACCTGTCCGAGAGGTACTCCCAGAAGTGCATGGAGCTCAACAGGGCTGAGCAGAGCAACgcagagcgggagagggagatcAGCcgccgggagagagagatggcccAGCTGCGGAAGGAGAACCAG GAGCTGGAGTCTCGTCTGAAGGATGAGATTAGTCACATGAGCCCTTTCATCAccggtcaggggtcaggggtcagtgtCTCCCTCAGCAGCCATGAACTCAGTTCCTGTGACCTGGAG ATGCTACTGCGAGTTAAAGAGAACGAGCTGCAGTACCTACACAGGGAGATTAGCTGCCTGAGGGATGAACTACATTCTCTCATTAAG GAGAAGCGGTCGGCGTGCGACCGATACAAGGAGGTGTACACGGAGCTGGGCCGGATGAAGAGCCGCAGCGAGCAGGAGATCGAGGCCCTGAAGGAGCACCTGAAACTGGCCATGGCCGCTCTGCAGGAGGGGCAGCAGCTGGAGAACAATCTGGAACACTGA